The Brassica napus cultivar Da-Ae chromosome C7, Da-Ae, whole genome shotgun sequence genomic interval CGGTTATTCAGTGGTGAGTTGAGAGAGAAATAATTCTTACCATTTTCTGATCCTTAAGCATGTTAAATTAAAACGATCTGTATGACTATCGTTGCGTGTTTTTTCTCCACTCTAGTGTATTGTGGAGGAAGTTCAGGGGCCAACACCAGCTCGTTCTCGAAAAGGTCGATTCATTTCAGGGTAAGATGATTTCACAAGCAGCAAAACACACTGTAATATTTGTTCCTATGACATTCAGTTTTCTGACATGTATTTGTAAGTATCTAGGCATGCACATCCAGGAAGTCCTTATGTATATGGGCTCGTTGGTGTGGACCACGATCTTGACTTTCCGGAGCCTATGCCGGTCGTTGGTAACTATGCCTTGTATTTATAATAACCTAGTGAACATTTCAGGTCTTCATTTTTTTGTACATACGTATTAGTGTATTACATGACTTGCTTTGTTTTGTAATTACAGGGATATCTCGTTCAGCAAGGGGGTATTGCATGATATCTATCTTCGAAACTATGAAAGCATATTCACTAGATGATGGTCTAACAGAAGAAGCTCTGGTCACCAAGCTCCGCACCCGTCGCTGTCATCATCTTTTCTTACATGCATCATTGAGGCACAATGCATCAGGTTTTGCATATTAATAATAACTCTACATGTTACCCACGTTCAGATAAGTTGGATGTTGTAGTTTAGCATATGGTATAGCAAATCAGTTTAGAGTGTCAGGAGactattataataataatactatttACAATTTGTGTCAgattttattaacttttaagCTTTATTGTCTCTTATGATACAATTCTTGAAAACTTAACTATGCAGGGACATGCCGGTGGGGAGAGTTTGGGGAAGGAGGTTTACTCTGGGGAGAGTGTAGTGGGAGGAATTTTGAATGGTTTGAAGGAGATACTCTTTCCGAGCTCTTATTAAAGGTGATAACTACGGACTTTGGATGCTGTTTAAATATGCTATTTACTTGTGACATTTCAGTTTGGTGAAAAAACAAACGAGTTGTTTTTTCCCCCTCAGGTCAAAGATGTTTATGGTCTTGATGATGAAGTTTCCTTTAGAAATGTCAATGTACCTTCAGAAAACCGTCCACGTCCATTGCATCTCGGAACGGCTACACAAATTGGTTAGTGTTTCACTAGAAAGTCTAAGAGTTTTGGAATGGTAAAGCATGCTAATAATATACTTTGTGTCACTGCAGGTGCCTTACCTACTGAAGGAATACCTTGTTTGTTGAAGGTGCTGCTTCCATCTACGTGCAGTGGCCTGCCTTCTTTGTAAGCAAATTTACTGAAAGAAAAAGGTATTCAAAGCATCATCTGAGGGTAGAGAAAGTTGATTTCGTTGCCTTTTTGATTTCAGGTATGTCCGGGATCTACTTCTAAACCCTCCTGCTTATGATATTGCTCTGAAGATCCAAGGTAATTTGACCAATGTGAAGACTTTTCTTAGTTTATTCCCTTTTGGTTATGATCTCAAGGCTTCGCATTCGTCTTGACAAACTATTGTTATTTGCAGAAACGTGCAAGCTCATGAGCACAATAACATGCTCAGTTCCGGAGTTTACCTGTGTTTCATCTGCTAAGGTTTTAAGTCACTTGCTGGAGAGCACTCTTCTAAAAGCACCTTTTGTGCAGCTTATAGATGCTAACATCTATTTACATCTCTGTGCAGCTTGTGAAGCTTCTTGAACAACGGGAAGCCAACTACATTGAGTTCTGCCGGATAAAACATGTGCTTGATGAAGTATTACATATGCATAGACATCCTGAACTTGTGGAAATACTGAAGTTACTGATGGAGCCTACTTGGGTGGCTACTGGTTTGAAGATCGACTTTGAAACTTTTGTAAGTTTATGCATTTAGTTTTACCAACCTCGTGTTTCTTCAGCTGATGTATAAGAATATAAGTTGAATGTTTGTGGTTTCTTGCCAGGTCAATGAATGCCATTGGGCTTCTGACTCGATTGGTGAAATGATCTCTCTGGATGACGATGAAAGTCATCAGAACGTTAGTAAATGTGCTAATATCCCGAACGAGTTTTTTTATGATATGGAGTCTTCATGGCGTGGTCGCGTTAAGGGAATCCATATAGAGGAAGAAATCACACAAGTGGCCAAATCGGCAGAGGCTTTATCTTTAGCGGTAAGTATTCAAGAATTTAACTCTTTTTCTTCTAATATTTTATGATCTTATGGGACTCtcaagaagaaacaaaacatcGTATAGGTAACTGAAGATTTTCACCCTATTATATCAAGAATCAAGGCCATGGCTGCATCACTTGGTGGCTCAAAGGGAGAAATTGTGTATGCAAAAGAACATGAGTCTGTCTGGTTCAAAGGGAAACGGTTTACCCCATCTGTGTGGGGTGGTACTGCAGGAGAAGAACAAATCAAACAGCTGAAGCCTGCTTTTGACTCGAAAGGGAAAAAGGTTGGAGAAGAATGGTTTACGAGTCAAAAGGTGGAAGCTGCTTTAGTCAGGTTGTCTCTCCCTCTGTAAGAAACTTTGGTTCATCAATACTGTCTACGTATTGATAATCATACTAGGCGTTCGTTGCAGATATCATGAAGCTACTGAGAATGCAAATGCCCGGGTGTTGGAGCTGTTGAGGGAATTATCTACTAAactgcaaacaaaaataaacgttCTTGTCTTTGCATCTATGCTTCTCGTCATTGCAAAAGCTTTATTTTCTCATGCTTGGTATGTTTGTGTGTTTAATCTATTTCCATTAAGAAAGATTAATTTATGTAGTTTTAATGTAAACTGCTTGCAGTGAAGGGAGAAGACGAAAATGGGTTTTCCCAACTCTTGTTGGATTCAGTACAGATGAGGTAACTCTTCTTACTGGTCGTTGATTATTCTGTCTCAATGCTTTTGGTCTTATTCTTATATCTCATGTTTGGATAATGTAGGCCGCAAATCCATTAGATGGTGGTGCCACTCGAATGAAGCTGACTGGGCTATCACCTTATTGGTTTGATGTAGCTTCTGGAACTGCTGTTCACAATACGGTCGACATGCAATCACTGTTTCTTCTAACCGGACCTAATGGTGGTGGTAAATCGAGTTTGCTCAGATCGATATGCGCAGCTGCTTTGCTTGGAATCTGTGGTTTTATGGTTCCAGCTGAATCAGCTTATATCCCTCACTTCGATTCCATCATGCTTCATATGAAATCTTATGACAGTCCTGTAGATGGGAAGAGTTCTTTTCAGGTAATTACCAAACTGAATCTGTTTATTTCAATAGGAAGCCGTTTTGATATATTCTCTTACATGTTAACATCAGGTGGAAATGTCGGAGATACGGTCTATTGTAAGCCAGGCTACTTCAAGAAGCCTAGTGCTTATAGATGAGATCTGCAGAGGGACAGAGACAGCTAAAGGCACCTGTATTGCTGGTAGTGTGATCGAGAATCTTGACGCAAGTGGTTGCTTGGGTATTGTTTCTACACATCTCCATGGAATCTTCGATTTGCCTCTTACGGCCAAAAACGTCACGTATAAAGCAATGGGAGCACAGAATGTGGAAGGGCAAACAAAACCAACATGGAAACTGACAGATGGAGTTTGCAGAGAGAGTCTTGCTTTTGAAACAGCTAAGAGAGAAGGTGTTCCGGAGACAATTATCCAAAGAGCCGAAGCTCTGTACATCTCCGTTTATGCCAAAGACGCATCGTTTGGGGTTGTCAGGCCAAACAAAACGGAGACTTCATCGAACAGTGGCCGCGAAATCAGCAAACCAGTCAGCTCTGAGAGAAGCTTAGAGAAGGACTTGGCAAAAGCTATCCTTAAGATTTGTGGGATAAAGATGAATGAGCCTGTAGGTTTAGAATGTCTTTCAATAGGTGCTCGAGAGCTTCCACCTCCATCTACAGTTGGTTCATCATGCGTGTATGTGATGAAGAGACCAGATAAGAGATTGTACATTGGACAGGTATACTTCCATATCACTATTAAGTAATCTTCTGAGGATTTGTGTTAATGTAATGAAACTGCAGACGGATGATCTTGAAGGAAGAATACGTGCGCATAGGGCAAAGGAAGGACTGCAAGGGTCAAGTTTCCTATACCTTGTGGTACAAGGTAAGAGTATGGCTTGTCAGCTAGAGACCCTTTTGATTAACCAGCTCCATGAGCAAGGCTATTCTCTAGCTAACTTAGCAGATGGAAAGCACCGCAATTTTGGGACGTCATCAAGCTTGACTGCGTCAGATGTAGTCAGTATCTCCTAGTTTCAACATTAGCATTGAGTGTAGAAACTGATAATCTCGCTCTCTGTTTGGGTTTGTGCTGCAGTTGCACATTTTAGTTTGGCTTAGGAAGTTAGAATTAGAGTAGATTAAAACCTAGGCATATGccataaggaaagaaagaaatgtACGCCGTTTTGCTTGTTGAGGTTTTTGGAGATATTACAAACGGCAGGCAGTTGGCAATTACCCTTATTTTGGTCTTCGGGTGTAATTGTCACATTTTCATTCAACCGAGATTTGTAATATTT includes:
- the LOC106410986 gene encoding DNA mismatch repair protein MSH1, mitochondrial, yielding MHWIATRNAVVSLPRWRSFAFLFRSPFRTHSSLKPSPLLLNTRYSERRYCLGDGKAVKGITTASSKKVKTKSTDVLTDKDLSHLLWWKERLQTCKKPSTLQLIERLMYTNLLGLDPSLRNGSLKDGNLNWEMLQFKSRFPREVLLCRVGDFYEAIGIDACILVEYAGLNPFGGLRSDSAPKAGCPVVNLRQTLDDLTRNGYSVCIVEEVQGPTPARSRKGRFISGHAHPGSPYVYGLVGVDHDLDFPEPMPVVGISRSARGYCMISIFETMKAYSLDDGLTEEALVTKLRTRRCHHLFLHASLRHNASGTCRWGEFGEGGLLWGECSGRNFEWFEGDTLSELLLKVKDVYGLDDEVSFRNVNVPSENRPRPLHLGTATQIGALPTEGIPCLLKVLLPSTCSGLPSLYVRDLLLNPPAYDIALKIQETCKLMSTITCSVPEFTCVSSAKLVKLLEQREANYIEFCRIKHVLDEVLHMHRHPELVEILKLLMEPTWVATGLKIDFETFVNECHWASDSIGEMISLDDDESHQNVSKCANIPNEFFYDMESSWRGRVKGIHIEEEITQVAKSAEALSLAVTEDFHPIISRIKAMAASLGGSKGEIVYAKEHESVWFKGKRFTPSVWGGTAGEEQIKQLKPAFDSKGKKVGEEWFTSQKVEAALVRYHEATENANARVLELLRELSTKLQTKINVLVFASMLLVIAKALFSHACEGRRRKWVFPTLVGFSTDEAANPLDGGATRMKLTGLSPYWFDVASGTAVHNTVDMQSLFLLTGPNGGGKSSLLRSICAAALLGICGFMVPAESAYIPHFDSIMLHMKSYDSPVDGKSSFQVEMSEIRSIVSQATSRSLVLIDEICRGTETAKGTCIAGSVIENLDASGCLGIVSTHLHGIFDLPLTAKNVTYKAMGAQNVEGQTKPTWKLTDGVCRESLAFETAKREGVPETIIQRAEALYISVYAKDASFGVVRPNKTETSSNSGREISKPVSSERSLEKDLAKAILKICGIKMNEPVGLECLSIGARELPPPSTVGSSCVYVMKRPDKRLYIGQTDDLEGRIRAHRAKEGLQGSSFLYLVVQGKSMACQLETLLINQLHEQGYSLANLADGKHRNFGTSSSLTASDVVSIS